Below is a genomic region from Mesorhizobium sp. NZP2298.
ACGGCTGGGGTACCAATGCGATTTTCGGCCAGTCCTACCAGATTGGCGGTGACAACTCCTTCGCCGCGCCGGATCTGGTCAATGTCGGCGCCTATTCGGGCCTTCAGAACACCAAGTCCGACTATGTCGGTCTGTTTGGCATCAACAGCCCGAATGGATTCGCGGCTTCCATCAGCGGTCGCTTCGACGAACAGACCTTCGATATCCGCCGCGCCGAGGTGAAGGCCGCTTATTCGGGCCTGCCGGTGTCGTTGAGTGCCAAGTACGCCTTTATCCAGGCCCAGCCGCTCTATGGCTTCACGACCGACCGTCATGAGGTCACGCTGGGTGCATCCACGCACCTTGCCGAGAACTGGCGCGTGTTCGGGACAGGAACCTACGACCTGCAGGAAAGCCTGTTGGTCAAGGATGGAGTCGGCTTCGCCTACAACGATTCCTGCTTCACCTATCTGATGACGTACTCGCAGTCGCGTGACCTGAACACCAGGGAAGTGACACAGAGCATCGGCTTCAATCTGTCGTTCCGCACCCTCGGCGACTTCGGCTCGTCGACCAGCGCGATCGACACCATCCAGTAGTCGGCGACATCGTTTCGCCGCATAGGGCTGGCACGGATTCGCGCACCCGGAAGAGGACGAAATTGGGCGGAACCGGGATAGAATTGGGATGCTAATGATGAGGAAATACCTCTTTTCAGCAGGGTTCGCGCTGCTTGTGGCGGCGACATCCGTGTCGATGACCGTCATGACGCCGCCGGCCTTCGCCAGCGAGATCAAATACGTCGTCAACGACATACCAATCACGTCAGGCGATATCGCGCATCGTGCCGCCTTCCTGAAACTGCAGCACAAGAAGGGGGGCGACGCCGCCCAGGAAATGATCGATCAGACGCTACGCCTTGCCGAAGCCAGGCGGCTTGGCATCCGCATCAGCGACGCGCAGGTCGAGGCTGCCTATCAGCGCTTTGCTTCCAGCAACAAGATGCAACTCAGCCAACTCGACGGCGTCATGGAAAAATCCGGAGTCGGCAAGGACCACTTCAAGGAGTTCATCCGCGCCCAGATGGCCTGGAACCAGGCCTTGAGCGCGCGTTACCGTTCCGGAGAAGGCGGCAGCGTGACCGAGCAGGACGCGGTCAGGCGCATGCTCGACAAGGGCGGGGCCAAGCCAAGCGCCACCGAGTACATGCTGCAGCAGGTCATCTTCGTCGTGCCGGCCGCCGAACGCAGCGCGACGCTGGCCAAGCGCAAGCGCGAGGCTGACGCCATGCGCGCCCGCTTCAACGGTTGCAATACGACGCGCGAGTTCGCCAAGGGCCTGATCGACGTCACCGTTCGCGATCTGGGCCGGGTTCTGGCGCCGCAACTGCCGCCGGACTGGGCCGAGCAGATCAAGGCCACCAAGGTTGGCGGCGCCACTGTCACGCGCGAAACCGAGCGCGGCGTCGAGTTCATCGGCATCTGCTCGTCGCGCGAAGTGTCCGACGACAAGACCGCCCAGATGGTGTTCCAGAGCGAAGGCTCCAACGACAAGGCGGCCGACGATCTCAGCAAGAAATATGTCGACGAGCTGAAGGCGAAAGCCCGCATCGTCAAGCGCTGACGTGAGCAGCGCGATGAAGGCGCTGGCGCTGAGCGTTGGCGATCCGTCCGGCATCGGCCCCGAAATCGCTATCGCCGCCTTCCTGGCGCGCGAGGCAATCGGCTTGCCCGCATTCTATCTTTTGGCTGATCCGGCGCTGATCGCATCGCGGGCAAACCACCTCGGCGTGTCGGTGCCGATCGTCGAGACAACACCGGCGCAAACGGCGCAAATTTTCGTCGATAGCCTGCCGGTCGTTCCACTGGCCGCCCGGTTCATCGACAGCCCCGGCAGGCCGGATCCGGCCAATGCGGCGGGCACGATCGAGGCGATCGACCGCGCTGTCGCCGCTTGCCTCGCCGGCGACGCCGCTGCCGTGGTCACCTGCCCTATCGCCAAAAAGCCGCTCTACGATGCCGGGTTCCGCTTTCCCGGCCATACCGAGTATCTGGCGCATCTGGCGGCCCGGCACAGTGGTATCGAGGTGACGCCGGTCATGATGCTGGCAGGCCCTGATCTGCGCACCGTTCCCGTTACCATCCACATCGCGCTGGCCGAGGTGCCGAAGTCCCTGACCACCGAATTGATCGTGGCGACCGCGCGCATCACCGCCACCGACCTCGCCAGTCGCTTCGGCATAGCCAGGCCGAGGCTTGCCATTGCCGGCCTCAATCCGCATGCCGGCGAAGGCGGCTCCATGGGCCAGGAAGATGAACGTGTGGTGCGCCCGGCGGTCGACATCCTGCGCGCCGAGGGCATCGATGCTTTCGGACCTCTGCCGGCCGACACGCTGTTCCATGCCCGGGCGCGGGCGGGCTATGATGTAGCGCTGTGCATGTATCACGACCAGGCCTTGATCCCGGCCAAGGCACTGGCCTTCGACGAAGCGGTCAACGTCACGCTCGGCCTGCCCTTCATCCGCACGTCGCCCGATCATGGCACCGCCTTCGACATCGCCGGCAAGGGCATTGCGCGGCCCGATAGCCTGATCGCCGCATTGAAGCTCGCCAGACGGCTCGCCGACATCGACAACATGGCCGCGGCCGCATGAGCGCTCCCGTTTCGGATCCGAACGCATGAGCATCGACGGGCTGCCGCCGCTGCGCGATGTCATCGAGCGCCATGGGCTGCAGGCAAAAAAAGCGCTCGGCCAGAATTTCCTGCTCGATCTCAATTTGACGGGCAAGATCGCACGCAGCGCCGGCGACCTGACAAACGCAGCGGTGATCGAGGTTGGTCCGGGGCCTGGCGGCCTGACAAGAGCGCTGCTTGCCAACGGCGCCCGCCGGGTTGTCGCCATCGAGCGCGACGAGCGCTGCCTGGCGGCACTGGCCGAAGTCTCCGCTCACTATCCCGGCCGGCTGGAGGTGATTTCCGGCGACGCGCTGAAGACCGACTTCGCCGCCCTCGCCGCGGCAGCGGCCGGAGATGGTGGCATGGTGAGGATTGTGGCCAACCTGCCCTACAATATCGGCACGGAATTGCTCGTCCGCTGGCTGACTGTGATGGACTGGCCGCCCTTCTACGCCTCGATGACGCTGATGTTCCAACGTGAGGTGGCCCAGCGCATCGTCGCCGCGCCTGGCAGCGATGCCTATGGCAGGCTTGGCGTGCTGGCCGGCTGGCGCACGCAAGCCAGGATTGCCTTCGACGTGCCGCCCCAGGCATTCACGCCGCCGCCCAAGGTCACCTCTTCGGTGGTGCATCTGGAGCCGCGCACGACACCCTTGCCCACTGACGTGAAGAAACTCGGGCGCGTCACCGAAGCCGCCTTCGGCCAACGCCGGAAGATGTTGCGACAGAGCGTGAAAAGCCTGGGCGGCGAGGCCTTGCTCGAGCGTGCGGGCATCGACCCGACAAGACGCGCCGAAACGCTTAGCGTCGAGGAATTTGTGCGGCTGACGAACGCAGTGTAGCTCTTTTCTCACCGTCTACGGGGAGAGAAGCAGAGAGGCCTCACTCCGTCTTCTCGTCCAGCAAGCCGGAGACGAAATCGAACAGACCGGGCCGGCGGTCCCGCCGCAATCGTTCGGCGACGACGATGCCGCGCACCTCGGCGAAGGCGCGGTCGAGATCGTCATTGACGATGACGAAATCATATTCCTTCCAGTGCTCGATCTCATTGCGGGCGTTCTTCAGCCGCGTCTCGATCACCGCTTCCTGGTCCTCGGCGCGGCGTTTCAACCGCGCCTTCAATTCCTTCATCGAGGGCGGCAGGATGAAGATCGAGACGATATCGGCACGCATCTTCTCCTTGAGCTGCTGGGCGCCTTGCCAGTCGATGTCGAACAGCATGTCGCGGCCCTGCGCCAGCGCCAGTTCCGCGGGTTCGCGCGGTGTCGCATAGCAATTGCCGTGCACTTCCGCCCACTCCAGCAGTGCATCGGAATCACGCAGCCGCTCGAACTCGCGCATGGTGCGGAAATGGTAGTGAACACCCTCGATTTCAGAGCCGCGGCGCGGCCTGGTGGTGACCGAGACCGACAATTCGAGGCTGGAATCGCTTTCCAGAAGGTTGCGCGCGATCGTGGACTTGCCGGCACCGGATGGCGACGACAAGACGAGCATCAGCCCCCGGCGGCGAATGCGGCCTCCCAAATCCCTGGGAACCATCGGTTCCTTGGCAACCATCGGCTACTCCAGATTCTGGACCTGTTCACGAAACTGGTCGACCACGGCCTTCAGCTCCAGCCCGATCGCGGTGACGGCTGCGGCGTTCGACTTCGAGCACAGCGTATTCGATTCGCGGTTAAATTCCTGTGCCAGAAAATCGAGCTTGCGGCCGACGGCGCCGCCACCCCCAAGCAGGGCCCGGCCAGATGCGACATGCGTCTTCAGCCGGTCGATCTCTTCGCGAATATCAGCCTTGGTCGCAAGGAATGCCGCCTCCATGTGCAGCCGGCTGGCGTCCAGATTGGCGGAGGCGTCCATCAGCAGCCTGACCTGCTCGGCGATGCGTTCACGGATCACCGCGGTGTCGCGTGAGGGATCCGCCTCCGCGCGCAACGTCAGTGCCTCGATGGCATCGATGTGACCGGACAGCAGCAAAGCCAGTGCCGCACCCTCGCCCTGCCGTGCCTGTTCCAGCCCTTTCAGCGCGACGTCGAGCGCCACGGTGATGGCGGCGTCGAGCGCGGCGCGCGCCTCCTCGGTTTCGACGGTTTCAGGAACGTCGAGCACGCCTCGCAGCGACAGCAATCCGTCGGCTGTCGCCGGGGCAACGCCGAATTGTTCCTGCAGACGCTTGGCGAGACCCGCAAGGTCTTTCAAAAACGCCTCGTTGACGACGGGTTGCGCCTGCGCGCCACCGGCGCGGCCGATCGTGAGCGTCGCCTGGAAATTGCCACGGGCGAAACGCTTCTGCAGCGTCTGTCGGACCGCCGGCTCCAGCCGCTCGAAACCTTGCGGCAACCGCAGCCGTACCTCGACGCTCTTGCCGTTGACGGACTTGACCTCCCAGGCGATCGAGGTGCCGTCATGCTCGGCGACGGCACGTGCGAATCCTGTCATGCTCTGCAAATTCATGTCGCCTGCACATCCCTGGCGCATCACCCCGAAACCGGTTTTCCGGACAGGGTAAGTGCTGCTTGAAAACAACCACGCCGCGGGCGCGTCGAAATCGGACGCGTGGCGTTCTTTCAAATGTCAGGCTGTCGCCTTCCGGGCAACGCCTTTCTTCGTCTTACTGGGCATCACCCGCATCGCCGCCGGCATCGCCATTGTCGCCACCGGTGCTATCGCCGCCGTCGGCGGGCTTGTCGGCAGCAGGCTTGTCCGCATTGCCATTGGCACCAGCGGCAGCGGCCTTGGCTGCGTCATCGGCCTGCTTTTTCTGCAGCGCACGATAACGAGCGACGTTCTCATTGTGCTCGTCCAGCGTCGCGGCAAAGACGTGACCGCCCGTGCCGTCGGCGACGAAATAGAGATCGTCGGTCTTCGATGGATTGGCCACGGCCTCAAGTGCCGCACGGCCCGGATTGGCGATCGGCGTCGGCGGCAGGCCGTTGATCGCATAGGTGTTGTAAGGCGTCTGCTTTTGGATGTCGGACTGGTAGATCGGGCGGTCGGCGGGCTTTCCCTTGCCACCGAACAGACCATAGATGATGGTCGGATCGGATTGCAGGCGCATGCCCTTTGCCAACCGGTTCAGGAAGACGGCGGCGACGCGCGAACGCTCGTCACCCCTGCCAGTTTCCTTCTCGACGATCGACGCCAGGGTGACGAAGTCCTCGATACTGGCGAGCGGCAGGTCCGGCGCGCGCCGCTGCCATACTTCGTCAACCAGCTTCTTCTGATCGGCCAGCAGCTTGTCGATCATCTGCTGGCGCGTCGCGCCACGCGTGAAGCGCAGCGTGTCTGTGGCAAGGCTGCCCTCGGGAGGCGTTGTCGAAGGCATGTCGCCACTCAGGGCGGGTTCGTCGGCGATACGCTGCAGGGCCTGCTCAACTGTCAGCCCTTCCGGGATGGTCAGCGAGTACATCACCGACTTGCCGCTCTTCAGGAGTTCCATGATGTCGCGCATGGATGCCCTGGGCTTTATTTCGTATTCGCCGGCCTTGAGCGCGGAATCATTGCCGAAGGCTCGCACGCCAAGGCGGAAGACACGGGCGTCGCTGATCAGTCCGCGGCGCTCAAGCTGGTCGGCGATGTCCTGGACGCCGGTGTTCGCCTTGACCAGGAAGGTGTCGCCATTGGCCGAAGGACCGGGTTCGGTGAATTCCTGCTTGCCGAAATAGAGCGCCACGCCCGCCGCCAGAACCAGCAGCATCACCGAGGAGATGACGAAGTTCATGAACACCACGACCTGGCTGCGCGAAGCGCGCGAGCGTTTCGGCGGCGGTGTTCCGGCTTCCGGCCGCAAGGCCTCGCTGGCTGTCTTCGGCACGATCGGCCCGGTGTTCGCCGGCCGTTGCCCGAATTCTCCGTTGCCCACCGGATTTGTGTTCATTTTGCCCTACCGTTTGATCGCCCAGCGAATCCCCTGCGGCAGAGTAGGGGCGAATATGGCAAAATTGACGGCACGCCGAAGCATCGTCCGGCGGCCGGACGATCAGCCATTGTAGCGCTGGAACACAAGCGAAGCGTTTGTGCCGCCGAAGCCGAAGGAATTGGACAGCGCCACGTCGATCTGGCGGGAGCGAGGCTTGTTCGGCACCAGGTCGATCGCGGTTTCACGCTCCGGGTTGTCGAGGTTGATGGTCGCCGGTGCGATATTGTCTCTGATCGCGAGAATCGAAAAGATCGCCTCGGCGGCACCCGCCGCCCCCAGCAGATGGCCGATCGACGACTTGGTCGACGACATCGAAATCTTCGACGCGGCATTGCCAACAAGCCGCTCGACGGCGCCGAGTTCGATCGTGTCGGCCATGGTCGAGGTGCCATGCGCGTTGATGTAGTCGACATCGGAAGGCGTAAGCTTGGCCCGGTTCAACGCCGCCGTCATGCAACGGAAAGCGCCGTCGCCGTCTTCAGCCGGCGCGGTGATATGATAGGCATCGCCCGTGAGACCGTAGCCGGTCACCTCAGCGTAGATTTTCGCCCCGCGTGCCTTGGCATGCTCGAGTTCTTCCAGCACCACGACACCGGCGCCCTCGCCCATGACGAAGCCGTCTCGGTCACGGTCATAGGGACGCGAGGCCGTCTGCGGCGTGTCATTGCGCTCGGTCGACAGCGCCCGACAGGCGGCGAAGCCTGCGATTGACAGCCGCGTCACCGGCGCTTCGGCGCCACCGGCGACCATGACGTCGGCATCGCCCCACATGATCAGCCGGGCAGCATCGCCAATGGCATGCGCGCCGGTCGAACAGGCAGTGACGACGGCATGGTTCGGGCCTTTCAGCCCGTGCCGGATCGAAACCTGGCCAGAGACAAGATTGATGATCTGGCCAGGGATGAAAAAGGGGCTGATGCGGCGCGGACCGCGCTCCTTGAGGATGATCGCGTTCTCTGCGATGCCCTCGATGCCGCCAATGCCGGACCCGATGAGCACGCCGGTGGCGCACTGCTCCTCATGCGTCTTGGGCTCCCAGCCGGAATCCTTCAGCGCCTCGTCGGCGGCGGCAATCCCGTACAGGATGAAGTCGCCGATCTTGCGCAATTCCTTAGGCTCGAGCACGGCTTCGGGATTGAAGGTAGCATTGCTGCCGTCACCACGCGGAATGACGTGGGCGACCTTGCAGGCAAGATCCTCCACCTCGAACTCGGTGATGCGCTTGGCGGCGCTGCGGCCGGTCAGAAGTTCCTTCCAGCTGTGCTCAAAGCCCATGCCGAACGGCGACAACAACCCAAGGCCCGTGACGACGACACGCCTCATCGCAGGTCCTCCCCGGTGATGACTGCGGAAAGCGTCAGGCCGAAGCCTTGTCGATGTACTTCACCGCATCGCCGACGGTCAGGATGGTCTCGGCCGCGTCGTCGGGAATCTCGACGCCAAACTCTTCTTCGAACGCCATGACGAGTTCGACCGTATCGAGGCTGTCAGCGCCCAGATCATCGATGAAGCTCGCCTGCTCCGTCACTTTGTCGGCATCGACGCCAAGGTGCTCGATGACGATCTTCTTGACGCGCTCTGCGGTGTCACTCATTTGGGCATCCTCGTCTTTTGTTTGTCTGTCTTCGTTAGCGGGCAGAATGCCGCTAATCAAGCTGAAAGATGGTCCTGCCGGAAACGCAACGGCTACGGACCGGTTTTTGCCCGAACCGCCGGGTTGCGGGCCGCATTACACGAAAAATGGCCGAGGTCCAAGGTGAAATGGTGTCTTTTCACAACCCCGCCATGTCTGGTCAAATCATGGCCATGCCGCCGTTGACATGGATGGTCTGCCCGGTGACGTAGGCGGCTTCGTTGGAGGCGAGGTAGGCGACGGCGGACGCCACTTCAACACTCGATCCCATGCGGCGCGTCGGGATCGCCGCCATGATCGCCTCTTTCTGCTTGTCGTTGAGCTTGTCGGTCATCGCCGATTCGATGAAGCCCGGGGCAACGCAGTTGACGGTGATGTTGCGGGTGGCGATCTCCTGCGCCAGCGACTTGGAGAAGCCGATCATCCCGGCCTTGGAGGCGCAGTAGTTGGTTTGGCCGGGATTGCCGGTGACACCAACCACCGAGGTGATGTTGATGATGCGGCCATGGCGGCGGCGCATCATCGGATGGGTGAGTTCGCGCGTCAGCCGGAAAACGGCGGTCAGATTGACTTCGATCACGCTGTCCCAGTCGGCGTCCGACATGCGCACGAACAGCCCGTCCTTGGTAATGCCGGCATTGTTGACGAGGATGTCGACGCCTTCGAGATCGGCCTCCGCCTTCTGGCCAAGCGCCTTGACCTCGTCGCGATTCGCCAGATTGGCCGGAAACAGCTTTACCCGGTCGCCGAGTTCGGCGGCCAGTGTCTCGAGTTTCTCGATGCGGGTGCCGTGCAGGCCGACAATGGCGCCTTGCGCATGCAGCACGCGGGCGATCGCCTCGCCGATGCCTCCCGATGCGCCGGTGACGAGCGCCTTGCGGCCGGTCAGTTCGAACATTTTTGTCTCCTGATCTGAGAAAACACCCTTCACACGGAAGGGGTCAAATCGCCAGTGTATTATGCGAGTGCGGCCAGTGCCGCCTCAACATCGGCCGACGTGCCGACAGCCGATGTAGCGATATCGCGGTTGATGCGCCGTGCCAGGCCCGACAGCACCTTGCCGGCGCCGACCTCGTAAAGCGTCGCGACGCCGTTGGCGCCGAACCATTCCACCGTTTCGCGCCAACGCACGCGGCCGGTTATCTGCTCGACCAGGCGCCGGGCGATCTCATCCGGATCGCCGGTCGGGGTCACAGTGACGTTGGACACCACGGGGACCGCCGGCGCGTTCTTCGCCACCCCGGCGAGCGCGTCGCGCATGACGTTCGCCGCCGGCGCCATCAAGGCAGAATGGAAGGGCGCCGAGACCTGCAGCATCAGCGCCCGCTTGGCGCCCTTTTCGGTGCACAGTTTCGCCGCCAGTTCGACCGCGGCCTTGGCGCCGGAGATGACCAACTGGCCACCGCCATTGTCGTTGGCGATCTGACAGACCTTGCCGGATCCTTGCGCGGCCTCGGTGCAGGCGGCTTCGACATCCGCCTGCTCCAGTCCGATGATCGCCGCCATGGCGCCCTCGCCGGCCGGCACCGCCGCCTGCATGGCGTTGCCACGAATGCGCAGCAGTCGGGCTGCATCGGCGACGGAAACAAAGCCGGCGGCGGCAAGGGCCGAATATTCGCCCAGCGAATGGCCGGCGACATAGGCGACCTTGTCCTTCAGCGAGAAACCGCGCGCTTCCAGTGCCCTCACGGCAGCCAGCGAAACCGCCATCAGTGCCGGCTGCGCATTGGCGGTCAGCGTCAACGTCTCTTCCGGACCTTCCCAGATGAGCTTCGACAGGTTCTCGCCAAGCGCGTCGTCGACTTCCTGGAAGATCCTGCGCGCCTCCGGAAAGGCATCGGCAAGATCCTTGCCCATTCCGACAGCCTGGCTGCCTTGTCCCGGAAAGGTGAATGCGACGGCCATGCTAGGGCTCCCGAAGACTGGTTGTGCTTGCCTGATAACACGAATTTTTCCTGCCTGTGGCGCAAGGCAGCCCGCCAAGTCAAGCCCGGCTCGGCCCGTCCCCAGACCCGAACCCTGCGCCGAGTGCCCGTTCCGAAAGGGCTTTTTGGCGATCACTCCTGATGAAAACCGCTCACGAATCGTTCGCTGGCTCTTCTTATTTCCGCCACAGGCGCTAGCTTTGCGTGACAATTATATGACAATCGCGTGACTTGGGTTGTCGCTGGGTGGGAAGTTAAAGTGGCAAAGAGTTCGAAACGCGCCGGTAAAGCCGCGCCTCAGTTCCTGGAAGACGATCCGTCCACCGGCTATCTGCCGGGCCGGACATGGCCGGTCGTCCGCTACGGATTGATCAGCCTGGCGATCTCAACCATCCTGGTGTTCACCATCGAATTGATCGTGCGCGGTGACTTTGCCGGCACCGTCTCCTTCTTCCTGCAGCCGCTCAAGCCGGGCTGGACGACCATCGTCGTGTTCGCGCTGATGCTGATCGGCCTCGACGCCGTGCTCGGCCGCAGCCATCAGAGCCTGATGATTGTCGCGCCATTGACGCTCTCGCTGGCCTTTGTCGGCCACCAGAAATCGCATTATCTCGGCGATCCGCTCTACCCGACGGATTTCCTCTACGCCCGCCAGATCTTCGCCCTGTTGCCGCTCCTGGTGCGTGAACGGCCGATGACCGCGCTCGCCATGGTCGTCGGCATCGTCGCGGGCCTGTCGCTGCTCGTCTACGGCTGGCGGCTGTGGCGCCGCAAGGTTCCCGCGCTCAGCCACAAGGGTCGCCTTGCCCGGCTGACGCTGGCGGTGCCGCTGCTCGCCTTCTTCGTATCGATCATGGACTACGCCACCTTCTCATGGACCAGGGATCGGCTGCAGATCATCCCGATCATGTGGGACCAGAAGGAAAACTACGCCTCCAACGGCTTTGCGCTGGCCTTCGCGCTCAACGTGCCGATGGCCCATGTCTCGGCCCCCCCGGGCTATACGGAAAAGGCGATCGCGGCGATCGACCGGCCGCAGATAACGGCCTCGGTGCCTAATGAAAAGCCAGACATCATCGTCGTCATGAGCGAATCCTTCTGGGATCCGACCAAGCTGCCCGGCGTCACCATCACACCGGATCCCATTCCCACCGTGCGGGCATTGCGTTCCGGTTCGATGTTCTCGCCTGAATTCGGCGGCATGACCGCAAATATCGAATTCGAGGCGCTGACCGGTTTTTCCAACGCTTTCCTGCCGGCCGGCAGCATCCCCTACCAGCAATATGTGCGCACGCCGACACCATCGATGGCGACCTTCCTGAAGAGTGAGGGCTACCGGGCGCGCGCCATCCATCCGGGCACCAACTGGTTCTGGAACCGTGGCGCGGTATACGCCGATTTCGGTTTCAACGATTTCAAGTCGGAAGAAACGCTGCCGCCCATGGAAAAGCGCGGACCGCTGGCATCGGACGCGGCGATGACGGATGAGATCATCCGGGAAGCCGACGCCAGTGACGACCCGGTGTTCTTCTTCGCGGTCAGCCTGCAGAACCATGGCCCCTATGAACCGAACCGCTATTACAACCCGACCCACGCCGTGCAGGCGCCGATCAGCCAGTGGGCGCGCGATTCGCTGTTGAGCTATGCGGAGGGTTCAGCCGACGCGGACCACGGCCTTGAACGGCTGATCGAATGGGCCAAGAAGCGCGAACGGCCGACGATTGTCGCCTTCTTCGGCGACCATCTGCCGCCGCTGGGGCCAGTTTATGTCGAGACCGGCTTCCTGAAGGACAACGTTGCGCCACGCAAGGAGCCGACACCGCAAGCCGCCCTTGACCACCACGAGACACCGCTGATCATCTGGTCGAACCGCTCCGGTCCGGTCGCGGATCTCGGCACGGTCAGCCCGGCATTCCTGCCCTATCATATACTCACCGCGGCCGGCATCACCCATCCCTACTACACGGGCTTCCTGGGCGAGATGCGGGAACGCTACCGCGTCGTCGACCGCAACCTGCTGCTGACCCCGGCCGGCGAAGCCACGCCCGATTGGTCACGTCAGAAGGAGATTGATCCGGCAATCCGCGATTTCCGGCTCATCCAGTACGACATGATGTTCGGCAAGCGCCATGCCGCGCCCGACTTCTTCCCCGAGACGGTCGACAAGATCGTCGCCCATACGAGTTAAGGGTTCCACATCCTTCAGATGCGTCAGCCCTCTTGAGATCGAGCGCTCAGTTCGTGAGTTGCAGCTTCGAGAACTTGTTGGCGATCTGCTGAAAGACGTTCGGCAGTTTGGCCGGGTCGTTGACGGCATAATAGTCGCTCGGGTCGGAAGCGCAGGCGCTGTAAAGCGCCCGGTTGGCGGCGGTGTCTGACTGCAGCACCATCGTGTAGATCTGCACGCCTTCGTTCTTCAATTGCGTGCAAACGCTCTTGGTCCAGCCGTCGACATTGCGGGCCGCCGTCGTCTGGTTGTCCGACCCGAAGCGGCCACCCGCCAGGTAGCCATAGGACGTGTAGTCGGACTTGGTCGGCTGATTGCTGGCGCCATAGACGACATTCTCGCCGTCGGTAAGCAGCATGACAATCTTGCTGACGCCCGGCGACTTGAATGGCACCCCATCGGTATAGGGCGCGCCTGGTGAAAGCACCCGCATGCCCCACGACAGGCCCTCCGAGACATTGGTGCCGGAACCGTTCCATTCCGTCATCTGGCTCGCCGCCTTGCGCAATTTGACGAAGTCGTCGGTCAAGGGAACGATAGGGGTCGGGCAGGAGCGATTCGGCCCGACGGTGATGGCGGTGCCGGTTTCGGTGACGAGTTGGTTCGTCGAGGCGACATATTTGGCGATTTTTTCCAGATCAGCGGCCAACAGCGCGTCGATCGCACCTCCGAGCAGGCCGCTGAGGTCGATACCCAGCACATTGATGCCGGACTGCTTGAGCTTGTTCTTGTCTATGGTGTCGTCGAGGTACGAATTGTTGTAGCCGGTCGCCGAGTTGCCATAGGAGCCTGACGGCTTGGTGGCAGGTGCAGGATCGTCGGGAGCGAAATAGGGCACGAACAGCGTGTCGGGCTTGTTCGGATCCGGTGGCGTATCGGAAATGTTGTAGGCGCCGGGGCGAGCCTCGACGCAGCCTTTCCATCCGGTGTCTTTCCAACCGCCCTTCAGCCCCAGTTGCTTGAACAGCGCCATATGGGTCGGCCGCTTGCCGTCGATGATGGGAAAATTGATGCCGTTGGTCGAGGACTTCCCGTCCACGTCGATCCAAGACGGATCGAACCCATCGCCATTGACGTTGACCGCCGTGACAAAGGGAACCAGCGAGGCACGCACCTGGCGCGTCGGCGATTTTGTCGCCTCAAGCGTGTCCAGCAGGGACTTCGTTGCCGTCCTCAATGCCGTCATGCGGGCACCGGCCATCGAGCCGGTATTGTCCAGCACCAGCACGACTTCGAGCTGATTGTTCGATTCGACAGCCGAGGCATCGACGACGATGTGCCTGTTCTGGCCGAACAGGAAGGCGAAGTTCAAATTGACGTCCGCCGAGGCAACCGCCTTTGTCTTGATGAAGTTGACGCCCCTGTCGACGGTCAGCGTCGCCTGCGCGTTGGCGAGTTCGCCATGTCCGACGATGTTGGCCTGAAAATAGCGATCGAAGGCGTCCGTGCGGGTA
It encodes:
- a CDS encoding acyl carrier protein; this translates as MSDTAERVKKIVIEHLGVDADKVTEQASFIDDLGADSLDTVELVMAFEEEFGVEIPDDAAETILTVGDAVKYIDKASA
- the fabF gene encoding beta-ketoacyl-ACP synthase II, encoding MRRVVVTGLGLLSPFGMGFEHSWKELLTGRSAAKRITEFEVEDLACKVAHVIPRGDGSNATFNPEAVLEPKELRKIGDFILYGIAAADEALKDSGWEPKTHEEQCATGVLIGSGIGGIEGIAENAIILKERGPRRISPFFIPGQIINLVSGQVSIRHGLKGPNHAVVTACSTGAHAIGDAARLIMWGDADVMVAGGAEAPVTRLSIAGFAACRALSTERNDTPQTASRPYDRDRDGFVMGEGAGVVVLEELEHAKARGAKIYAEVTGYGLTGDAYHITAPAEDGDGAFRCMTAALNRAKLTPSDVDYINAHGTSTMADTIELGAVERLVGNAASKISMSSTKSSIGHLLGAAGAAEAIFSILAIRDNIAPATINLDNPERETAIDLVPNKPRSRQIDVALSNSFGFGGTNASLVFQRYNG
- the fabG gene encoding 3-oxoacyl-[acyl-carrier-protein] reductase, with product MFELTGRKALVTGASGGIGEAIARVLHAQGAIVGLHGTRIEKLETLAAELGDRVKLFPANLANRDEVKALGQKAEADLEGVDILVNNAGITKDGLFVRMSDADWDSVIEVNLTAVFRLTRELTHPMMRRRHGRIINITSVVGVTGNPGQTNYCASKAGMIGFSKSLAQEIATRNITVNCVAPGFIESAMTDKLNDKQKEAIMAAIPTRRMGSSVEVASAVAYLASNEAAYVTGQTIHVNGGMAMI
- the fabD gene encoding ACP S-malonyltransferase, whose protein sequence is MAVAFTFPGQGSQAVGMGKDLADAFPEARRIFQEVDDALGENLSKLIWEGPEETLTLTANAQPALMAVSLAAVRALEARGFSLKDKVAYVAGHSLGEYSALAAAGFVSVADAARLLRIRGNAMQAAVPAGEGAMAAIIGLEQADVEAACTEAAQGSGKVCQIANDNGGGQLVISGAKAAVELAAKLCTEKGAKRALMLQVSAPFHSALMAPAANVMRDALAGVAKNAPAVPVVSNVTVTPTGDPDEIARRLVEQITGRVRWRETVEWFGANGVATLYEVGAGKVLSGLARRINRDIATSAVGTSADVEAALAALA
- a CDS encoding LTA synthase family protein produces the protein MAKSSKRAGKAAPQFLEDDPSTGYLPGRTWPVVRYGLISLAISTILVFTIELIVRGDFAGTVSFFLQPLKPGWTTIVVFALMLIGLDAVLGRSHQSLMIVAPLTLSLAFVGHQKSHYLGDPLYPTDFLYARQIFALLPLLVRERPMTALAMVVGIVAGLSLLVYGWRLWRRKVPALSHKGRLARLTLAVPLLAFFVSIMDYATFSWTRDRLQIIPIMWDQKENYASNGFALAFALNVPMAHVSAPPGYTEKAIAAIDRPQITASVPNEKPDIIVVMSESFWDPTKLPGVTITPDPIPTVRALRSGSMFSPEFGGMTANIEFEALTGFSNAFLPAGSIPYQQYVRTPTPSMATFLKSEGYRARAIHPGTNWFWNRGAVYADFGFNDFKSEETLPPMEKRGPLASDAAMTDEIIREADASDDPVFFFAVSLQNHGPYEPNRYYNPTHAVQAPISQWARDSLLSYAEGSADADHGLERLIEWAKKRERPTIVAFFGDHLPPLGPVYVETGFLKDNVAPRKEPTPQAALDHHETPLIIWSNRSGPVADLGTVSPAFLPYHILTAAGITHPYYTGFLGEMRERYRVVDRNLLLTPAGEATPDWSRQKEIDPAIRDFRLIQYDMMFGKRHAAPDFFPETVDKIVAHTS